CTGGGATGAACTGAGGCGCAACCTCCAACAAACATTCACAATAAGAGCCTTAATCGTAAACATTAAACTATAAATACCTACTACTTCActggtactgtgtcatacaaagggctGCCAGTGTCCTAACCATGAGACTCAGAGTTCGCCTTATTTtcatgaaaattatttttaatgctttttttagatattgtcatttttaaatgtatatggATGCAGGCATGATTAAAGCAAtgaattcaatttttttttgctatttttagaacaggcAAATGGAccccacgtgtggtccttgaggGCTACCTGATGCccgtgggcaccatgttggtgactccTGCTGTAGAGTCGTTAAAAATGGTATATTCAGATTAGAAGAATTGAGTAGGCTGACCTGAAAGTGTAAAACACGTGCATTTGTAATTGTGCAAGAAAAACGGCAACAGACtgactacaaaaaaaaatggaaacggTTCTGCAATTAACAGCAgggatgtgaaaaaaaaaaaacgtattgaTTTTGTTGGTGGCTGTTAttattataaagtctaacacctgctgggaggaaggacacATCATTTAATATAGTATTGTTATATTCTTTCATTTTagcctgttttttgtttcatggGCTTTCAGCCATTACCGGGGATTTTAAAAGCCCTTCTGCACGCTTATATACAATTTTCCCGATTAATTTGCCGAGACCACACTTCCCCAGATAGAGGGTCTGGGTGTAGGACTTTCAGATTACCTCGGGATAGTCGAGGTGTTCGGTTAAGGCAGAATGTCTAAGCAGAAGCGGTCATGATGGAAGAGAGGGCCAAACTGCGAAGTTTGATATATTACGCAATTTGCAACACAAAATAAGCTTTTACGATGTTTTTAGGCGAGAACGTAGCTGTGTAAAATCCCTACTCAGTTTATCGACATCACTTTATTGTTCGCCAACGTTTCAGAGAAGTCCCTTTCCGCTGTGCTAAGAGTCAGCGATCCTCGCCAGCTGTCAGCCGACTGGGCAGTCAAGACTCGCTGTATCCAGAGAGAACGCCTGACTCCCATTTTCAAACCCCCGCTGGCTCTTACCACTGAGTGGAAGTTTAACACAGATATAATTAAGTTTTTCATTTGTTACTGAGTAAATCAGTTTGGTTGGGGATTAAAGGTAAGAGTCATAAAATAatagttttacttttactggAGAGCAGGAAATTAGGAACTGAATAATTGGCTCATCTTCAACAACTGCTGAAGTTCCTCAAgcattaaataaactaaaaacaaaactgagtaAAAGTTCAGGCTCTATTTTTATGGCTTCACGGTTTTGTGCTTCATGCTCTCATGGCTGCCACTGAGGTAAGGATGGGAACCGCTGGTAATGCCTTTGGGTTCTTATTACCGCCACCCGCTGCACTGGAGGTGTAGTGCAGTTGTCTTTACAACCTCCCCATACGTCATTAGGctgatttaaatacattttctgcagcCTTTTGGAGCGGTGGAAACAGAAACATTACAAATATCCCAGGATACCTTTTACCCGGGtttaacaaaccaaaaaaaacaggtaTTTTAATCCTGGAATTTTCAGTAGAAAGGAGACTTTGGGTAAAAACACCAGAAACcatcttataataataataataataataataataataataataataataatgataaactttactaataatgcactttacatttcaagGGAAACTCAAAGTGCTACAGAGCAGAGAGCTAAAAACAATCCCCggttattaattaaaaacagcatttgaaATTCACCATTAACCATATCacacaaataaaatcataataaagtTTCTAAAAGGCTTCTTTAAACAACAATGTCTTAAGGGCTTTTTTACAGACCTCCACACTGTGTGGGGCTCTCAGGGTCTCTGGGAGGGCATTGCAGAGCCGAAGGGGCAACTGCCTGGAAGGTCCTGCCTCCCTTAGAGGAGAGTTTGGTCCTGGGCTGGTGAAGGCAGTATGAGGAGATGGTGGAGCGGAGGTGTTGGTGTGCAGGGCTTTTTGGCCTTGGACCTCccccatggaggccattttgcCCAGTCGCTCTTTTTtcattgttgaatcatgaacactgaaCCTAACAGAGAAAAGAGATGACTGCAGCACtgtagatgttgttctgggttcttttatTACCTGGAGGAGTTCTCTATGCGCACTTGGATCAGGTTGGGTAGATGTGCGGCTCAATACATAATGAATGAAATTgtccttttaaaacatttttttttatttactcaggttGTCTTTGTTATTAAAACTGAATCTACCATAACTGAGAataatgttgatatatttgtgctcccagctgctgttttaGTGGCATAATATGAGCCTCTTTGCAAAACATTGTAATAAAACcgtaaaaacattgaaaagcCATTACTCATTTCCCCACAATGCTGATGGAGTAAAATGTTCATGTCTTTGGGGCACTGTTGTGATTGCTCCCTGTTTCTCTCCCCCCTGTGCAGATGGAGTCTGGTGGTACGGTCCTGAGCACCAACTGGGGCGACGTGGGCACGAGGAAGGTGGATGTGAAGCCCCCAGATGACGTAGAGTTCAAGAAGTACTGAACatctccctctgtctctctgtccttCGTCccatcctttttatttttattttttttatttggttaaacATCATCTGTCTTCTCGTTTAAACTGCCTGAGCTCCTTTGGGATCCCTGGTTGCCTGGCAGTCTGCTCAGCCGTCAACTTCTTAGCCTGTTTCCTCGAGGAGGCGCGGCATTCCCACTATCACTGCACCAAAACAACAAGCGCCTACTCTCCACCCAAAGCATGTCACCGTgcaggagggggagggggggggggaatttcAGTAATCTGTTGAGCGGTTTGACgagctttattttaatttttttttttttaaaagccaatgGACTCAGAGAGGCAAACATTGGTAGACTTGACGAATGTCGCTTCAGCCTTCAGATGGGTTTTCTCAAACCAGCCCCTCCCTTTCTGTTTGGAAGCCCCCTTTTATATGATTTGCCACCTTCTGCACAGTGTAAAAATGTACAACTGGTTAGGATCTGAACTAACCATAAACGaatctctcttttctttcctttttttttttcctgtgaagAGTCTGCACCGATGGCTCGGCTTCTTGACTCGCCTGGCTCAGCACCTGCCGCTCCATCAGTGTGACTCACGCTTCATTGTAAATAAAAGATTTCTTGTTTTGACTGGAGATCCGTGTCCTGCGTCGCTTCTGTCTGTCGTGTCTGGAAACGGTTTCCACGAACCGGATAGGAAGTCTCTGAACGCATCACTCGCACTCAAAAGATGGCAGTATATTggaagggggagggggaggggggcatGCGGTGCGATTATGTGCCGGCAGCGTCGAAATGTGTTATTACTGATATGAGAGCAGGCGGTTGAGATACGGCCAACACCTTGAGGACGGGGTTTACTTATTGCAGTGTGATTGGTATCGGGATgaagagcccccccccccaggttgTTTGGCCAAGGACGAGGATGCAGCCCAAGATGAGGGCAGAGCTGTCTGCCACCGCATACTGTATATGCAGCAGCTGTAACtctgatggggggggggtctaCTAAGCCAGGAAAGCATTAATATGGATCAGGCTTCCTAACCACATCATCAAGCCTCTCACACTGAGTTAAGTGTTAAATTCATCACACATCGTTTCATCTCTCCTGATGATCAAACAGCCATTTGTGACTCTGGATGGAACTCTTAGCTCCGTGACACTTTacttttctccctctctctctcacacacacacacacacacacacacacacacacacacactagctCCTCCAGTATCCTTCACacgcacacaaaaacacaccgCCCCCATCCTTACCCCCTACCCCTGCCCGAGGCGGCTCTGCGACATCAAAAGGAGCTAAGCGCTTTGCATCGTGGGTAAGATCTGGGTGCGTGACGGCTGCAGAGTCTTTAGTCTCATTAAAGAGTTCTAGATCCTCGACTCTCACATTAAAGAACTCCGGAAAACTTTCTGGTCGGGCCTTTGGAGCGGCGACCAGACGACGCGTTTGAGAGAACGACAGGGGGGGGCGTCGCTGAAAGAACCCAACGGTACATGCAAGACATAAAAGCAGATAACATATATTCTTTTGATGTGGAGCAGAATAAAGAGGCCTGGAACTCGGAGGTttacttaaaaaaggaaaaaagttttatttcgtGATATTGCACTTTGAGAAGTTTTGGATGAAGATAAAACTACAtatggatgaacagatgagaGGAAAGCTGCAGTTGGTCGTTTTTCTAAAAGCCAACTACTGAAGACAAAGCGGTGAAGCGGCTGGACATTTCTTGTGAAAAGTGAAGGGCTATTTACAGGGCCTTGCATAAGTTGTCACGCCCCtttaaccttttcacatttagtccTGCTACAACCTCTTTCAGTGGATTTTACTGGGGCTTCATGTGACAGGCCCACACAAAGTAGAACACATTTGTAATGTGAAAACAtgctttttaacaaataaaagatcCCCAAAATGTGAGTTTGTGCTCAGCCCCATTTTCTCCGACACCCTGAAATAAAAACCCGTTGCCTTCAATTCACCTAATGTGGTTCTGACAGCGTCATTATGTGGGGATATTGCAAATACCTACATcagatatttaaatatttgactCATGTCTGGACCGTGGGCTGTTCTAATGTAAACATCTTGTTCTAAGTTGGGGCAGCAGCTCAATATTAAGAAACTGGCATTGTCATATTATTGTGATGATTTTGAGATCAAGCCACATTTGCCTTTGTTATCTTCCTCTTCCTTGATCTCGAGGGTTCCTGCCTTTCTTTCTTAGTATTAGCCTCATGGTCAAGATTTAGAGCTGCTGTGGacgtaaaaaatttaaaatcattttaagaGGACCTTCAAAGAGCAGGGGCACCTTCAAAGTTATTGTCAACTCAATGTtgtgccctttttttttgttatttgcacATATTGATATGTTGGTGATTATTGCAACTCGGTATGTTAAGCCGTTTTAATCCAAACCATTCCAAGTGTAGCTCTGTCTGTAATTTTGGGGGCGTTTTCCTGCTGGAGGTAAACTTTCACCCCAGTCTGAAgtctttgcagcctctaacaggtccAGCGTTTCTTccccctgtatttagctccatacaCTCTTCCCACCAACTCTGTCCAGTCCCCCGTCTCTGCCGGAGGAAGCCacccccacaccatgatgctgccaccgtcaCGCTAGGagatttttaaaagcaacttctggctctggattttatttaagagtTATTGGAGTAAAAAGGTGTCTCAACTCAaatctgcatcacttttttttcttgagtttTAAATGTGAAGAAGTTCAAAGGCCCTGCGTTACCCTTCCACTCGGTTTggcactactttgtgctggtccatcacctaaaatcccaataaaacacattggaGTTTCTGATGGTATTGTGACAAAACGTAGAAATGAACCCTTTGGGAAGTTACTGTAAATTCACTCACTTCTTCATGGACATTTatgtacagctttttttttttttttttagacaaagcAAGGACAAACACTGCTGATCAGCTCTACCAatacaagcttttttttttttattttacgtgAAGGAACGTCACTATCCCTGTTTTCTTGGCAGCATGTTGCGCTCTCGTTTAGAAGACCCAGATCGGTAGCTGGTGGATGAGTTTTATGAGGATTAAAGGATGTGAAGCCTCCACGTTACCTTACAATGTCAGATCAGCTTTACATGCATACAGGGATTCATAAACACGGCCACTAACGCAGTTCCTTTTGTACAAATCTGCTTAGACTCAGCTACCTACAGTAAATGTCATCAAGAAAAGTCCcccacctttctttttttttttttacttttttcccttCATCTCACCTCCTTTTGAacccccatccctccctccttcctctctCCTGGGCTCTACCATGTCTCCTGGCCACTATGGCCTTTTTTCTCACACCAGCCCCAAGATGCGCGCCACCCACCATTTGCAGGGCATGATAACTCTGCAGGCCACCCTGCAGCCCCTGTAGTGGTACGGCCAAGGGTGGTAGCCCCCGAGCGGCTCGCAGATCCTGTGGCAGTGGGTGTAGGCGCGCCGGCACTCGTTGCAGCACACGCCCTGGTGGTCCAGCATGGGGTCCATGTCCATGGTGCCCAGCTCGCCCTCGAGGCCTCGCTGCAGGGGGGGGAGGAGAGGGAAGCAGTCAGACCCTAGCGGGCATGTTTAGCTGGGGAGAGATCTCACTGCAGCCCTGTTAAAAATGGCTTTTTCAGCTGGCATGATTGGGAGGCAGAGAGGTCACAtgtgggggattttttttctcttccatccTGCCTGCAGTTATCAAGGCTGGGATGAAGGAGGGGGATGAGACTGTTTATTCATACAGCCTCATTCCTGAAAGGAAAGCTTTAGACAGCAGCGCACACACTCAGATGTGCCGTGACACGCCGGGGCCCCTCCGCCGTGACCCCCAGCATCTGCTGCCGCTCTGAGAAGCTCTCCTCGGGAAAAGGCCTTCTCAGGCAGCCCCTCGTATCCAAGTGGACAGCTGGCGGCGCTCCGGTCGGACGTAAACACGGCGGAGGGAGACGTGGGGACGTGTGACTCACCTGGTAGGGGTTGTCCGGGTTGAACTCTGCCTCCACGTCCTCGTAGTCgtcggcagcagcagcagcagcagccgcctgCCGGCGCCGGCGGGGGACGGCTCGGCTCCTCCTCTCGCCTCCTGCACACATCACAGCGTCAGCGTCTGACAGCAGAGCAAATTCAGGAGCCGAGTGGCACTAATGTGGCACGGCTCCTCGTCGCGCAGCCGCTTCCCGGCcagcgcttttttttttttttttgaaatccTCAGATGAAAAGTAGGACAGAAATTGTGTTTTAGAACTCTTGACCCCCGCCGCATGCTAAACACTCAGCATTCGGGGTCCGGGAAACTTCAAAAACAAGATTGCTGCTTATTCCCTTCTTCTCTTCTTCATCAGCTTATTCCATTCTCTGCAGATCAAACAGCTGCAACGTTGAGCAGAAAACGCTTGAGACCGTTTGACCCACGTTGTCGTTCTGCGTAAACGCTCGCTTTGTCTGAAATCCTTTCAGCGTCGGATCTGAAAGCTTTCCCAGAGAACGGTGGGCTTACTGGGGGAGTATGTGGGACGGAGCCAGAAGATCGGCAGCTCTCCGCACAGGTCCAGGATCTTGCTGCTGAGGAAGGAGGAGTCGGTCAGAGGCGGGCCTGCCGCCACCAAGATCAGATCGTCCTCGAATTTAGCTGGCATCACCTCGTCGTTCTGCAAGGGGAAAATGAAGGAGAAGCACGTCAGGCACAGCGTACAAGAACAGAGCACAGTCTGCTGCGTCGTGTTAGATGGATGAGCTGCACTCCCAGACATGGCCGTCCGCCTAAGCCGACAGGCCGGCCAAGGAGAGTGTTATTCTGGGATGGAGCCAGGAGGCCtgtggttactctggaggagctgcagagatctacagctcaggtgggagatgGAGCCAAAGACTTAAGACTCATTGGAAGTACTtggtacttgtatagcgctttaatcAGTCCCACatccccaaagcgctttacaccacattcacaccctgacggtggtgagctatgttagcagccacagctgccctggggcagactgacggaGGCGAGGCTACCATACATCGCCGCCACCAgacctctgaccaccgccagcagccAACGCGGGTgcagtgtcttgcccaaggacacgacGACTGAGACTGTTGAACCTCCAACCTGCCTATCGCTGGACAAACTCCCTGATTCCTGCGTCACTGTCGCCCCTACGTgttagtcaaagtcctgacctggGACCAATTGGAGAATTTGCATCAACTCTTTAAAACTGATGTTCCCGTGAGCTTTCCGTCCAATCTGACAGACTTTCTTTccaaaacagctgcatttagtTTTAACTGATTAAATTTCAGGTCCTCAGAGGTGAACACTACTTCTAATTAAGTGACCTCTGAAGCCTGGGTTTCATTTCATGGCATCAAGTTAAAGGGGGCAGAAAACAAAAGCACTCCACACTTTGCATACTTTCAAAACCATGTATCgttctccttccacttcacagttatgaactgctttgtgttgatccatCACAAAATGTCCATGATGAAACTGTGCATCTCTACTTCGGCGAGGCGATCTAAAATCAAACTTGAGCAAGCATTACAAGAGCAGAACAACAGTTCGCTGCTGGGGCTTTCTGCATCCTGTCACTCTCCTTTAAATAAGCCACAGCCTCTGCATCCGGTCCAAGTCTAATCCTCATTATTGGTGCCCTGATAATGCTCCTTTTAGGATTATAAAAGCAAGCCTGAAGGCACTGGAGGCTGCAGTATGTAGATTGTCTCTCCGCTGACATTTCCTTGAATACGCGATGTCAGGTCTCGTCAGCGTCTGATTGGAAGAGGTTTGATGCGCCGAATGGATGGGAATCtgcttttttaacataaaaacaattttaaaaaaagcaaacgtGGTTTCTCCGCAGAAACGTACGTGTTCTGCACCCACAGCCTGCAGGGGAGAGGGGAACTCTGTAGGGATGATCTCGCCCACAGGACGCGCTGCACCAGCTAAAAGTCACGTTTAGGAACCTTTcagaaatgactttttttttttttcttaccccAGCTCAGAAATCATTTGCTGCAGGGACAAATAAAAGCAGGGGGTCCTCCTTCACTGCTCGTCTGACTGATAAGAGTTTATGtgaccccccctccctcctcctcttcctcctacTGGATCAAGGAGGgttctgtgtgtgcgtgcgcgctCATCCAACCCATATCTGCCATCATTCTAAATTATAGCAAATGACCAGCCTGCAGCAACCATTATAACAACATCTCCATGTCTCCAAACACAAGGAGACTCACACACCCTGACGCCGTCACATACGCACACCAACGATCATTTATGAGGCAATAACACGAGCACACACACGAGcacaaatgtgaaataaatgatcGTTTATGAGGCAGACAGAGGCAATAAGAGCAGCCTTGCGTGATAAttaattgtgttgttgttgtgttcacGTGGGAGTGTTTATGCGCGCGTACGTCGGCGAAAAGGCAGTTGTGCTGATGTGGATTTATGCGGATGTGAGGCTTACCCAGAACTAAATGATTTTAATTATCACACGGCCTCAATTGAGCAATCACACGCTGTGGTGTGTTTTGCGATAACAATCCTCGCACACGCCGCGCGTCCTCCCACTGTGTGTGAcgaccgtgtgtgtgtgtgtgtgtgtgtgtgtgtgtgtgtgtgtgttatccAGCCTGTCACAAGTCACCGGTGTGGTCCTGATAGGTCACTTGATCGAATTTCTGAGCACGCAGTGGCAGTAATTTAAAAGTGGCAGCTGTTTAGAGCAGGAATACCTGTTGTGGGGAGGGTGAGAATTTGTAATTACGAGTGTGTAACACGGGCTCCATTTATCAATCCCTTAAACTTCAATGACTATGCATATACAGACACGTTACGGGTCAACATGTCCTAGCTGACCAAGTGGACTGTCACGTTTCAGTGCTAGTAAAGGCTGACGCCATATCGTGTTGTGTTCAATGTGTCTCAGAGGTCAGAGCTGGGGTCTGAGGACGATGCATTACCCCAGTTCAGCACATTCCAGTTGCAAGTCCAAAAATCAGATGGATTTGCTGAATGTTTCAATTCAgtgcaattcaattttattgacatagcgccaattcatgatacacgtcgtctcagggcactttacaaagtcaaattcaatcagattttacagattggtcaaaaagtttcctctctaaggaaacccagtagattgcatcaagtcttgacaagcagcattcagtcctgaaggagcgtagagccacagggagagtcgtctgcattgtccatggctttgcagcaatccctcttactgagcaagcatgaagcgacagtggaaagaaaaactccccattaacgggaaggaaaacctccagcagaaccagaaccagtgtgaACGGTCCTCTCCCTCGattgactgggggttagagaagacagagcagagacacaacaagagagacaaacaagctcAGAAGCACATTATCTACCAGCAATAGGCCTTTTTACCAATGCTTTTCACTCTACGTTCTACATCTGTGTAATCATCGTCCTCTAACCCCACCTGGCCCTCATGCCCCCTCTCCTCCCAGTGTCTAGATTTATAAGAGGTTGATAACATTTCAGTTGTATGAGCCACtgtgtaattatttatttttttgttctggaggtttttttttatctttttttcacttttatctTTGCCtcaatctgatttaaaaaaaaagagggttcTCTTGAAATGGAGATTTATTAGTCGTTACCTCttaaaaggatgtttttttttttgttgtaaggGTTCTATGAAGTTATTCGCTCTCCTACCTGTAACACACTGGTGTTGTCTCAGACTGTTAATGTTACATCTGTGGGATACCGTGGATGTTAACTTTCCACGCTTTCACAAGGAATACTTGTTAAGTTAGCCGCTGAGATAAAGTTACTATAAAGAGACGTTAGTGGACGCTGCTGGCTGTATCAATCCAGCTCATCCACCGCGATCGGTCAGACTAGCGAGTCAAACCCCTTCCCCTTTCTGGAAACTCACCGTGATATGACTTGGACAAAAGCAAAGCCGCGTCCTTTTTGTGCAGGGAACACAACAACTACTGATTCTAACTTCACAGAGCTTCACCGCAGAAAATCCAAATGATCCTTTTAAACTGTCTGACCGTCCTGACTCCTCTAAACGATGGGATCTGACTTAGCTCCATTCTAGCTCATCTAACACTAAATATGCTTATGAAAATGAATACTGCATCTGCTTGCCTCAGGAAAGTCAGGTTGTCCAAAGTGTGACCCTTGGGGTGATttagagccccccccccccccccaccccgacCCCCGACTCCAATTAAAGAATGGTACaaatttggcccacatgcaCAAAAAGTTAACACCAATAGatgtcttttaatttttaggACAGGATTTTCACTGACCAATTAAAGGGTGAAAATATTTAGTATcagttttgttctttctttgtccctgtttttcttaattttgttttcattgaatTGTAAATAGGAGCACAGAAATCCAGCGACTTTAACCCAGAAGCACTTCACCTTCATCCAACATGGCTGAACACAGCGAGCATTTCCGGAGAAAGAATGAC
This genomic window from Fundulus heteroclitus isolate FHET01 chromosome 6, MU-UCD_Fhet_4.1, whole genome shotgun sequence contains:
- the LOC105930255 gene encoding leukocyte cell-derived chemotaxin 1, whose protein sequence is MAGSSEKVPIAAAGPEDLHHFMSPAHSTVTVKPASNGRLLKAGIAVLVTGAVLLLLGAAGAFYFWNNNEKHVYNVHYTMSINGRVEEGSMEIDSANNMERFSTGSGADEALEVHDFETGITGIRFSGGDKCYIKTQAKAQLPDVEPLNKDPTTFELNDEVMPAKFEDDLILVAAGPPLTDSSFLSSKILDLCGELPIFWLRPTYSPRGERRSRAVPRRRRQAAAAAAAADDYEDVEAEFNPDNPYQRGLEGELGTMDMDPMLDHQGVCCNECRRAYTHCHRICEPLGGYHPWPYHYRGCRVACRVIMPCKWWVARILGLV